One Prinia subflava isolate CZ2003 ecotype Zambia chromosome 8, Cam_Psub_1.2, whole genome shotgun sequence DNA window includes the following coding sequences:
- the ISYNA1 gene encoding inositol-3-phosphate synthase 1 isoform X1 yields the protein MAEPFLVESPNVTYSKDFIEAKYTYSTVHVCKENGVTKVRPCSTRFTFRTGRQVPRLGVMLVGWGGNNGTTVTAAVLANKLGLSWMTKTGRKTANYYGSLLQASTVCLGTGPSGDVYVPFRDLLPMVHPNDIVFDGWDISSLNLAEAMRRAEVLEWPLQEQLWPHMEKMKPRPSIYIPEFIAANQEERADNVLRGSMAEQVEQIRRDIRDFKESSGVDKVIVLWTANTERFCDIVPGLNDTADNLLRAIERGLEVSPSTLFAVASILEGCAYINGSPQNTFVPGAVELAAQRRVFIGGDDFKSGQTKLKSVLVDFLVGAGLKTKSIVSYNHLGNNDGKNLSAPQQFRSKEISKSNVVDDTVQANPVLYGPQDKPDHCVSWGGAREGSHTHRGDIGGDGDVALAGGDQVRALRWGQQAGTGRVHVRDHDGWHQHHRHPQHLRGLAAGQPHHPGPGHPDGAVPAHHLLHRGRPRVPGLPQRPVHPGLPLQGPAGARGHPRGQRALPPAQLHREHPEGLPGAAPPEPHAAGAQDAAAGAQPQARLSRGRRLPPAPQEEPGGARPAQRAPLRPPAGPSPPAHRRRRLNPPRQLFRGVGGGGGGEGWVLGGLSPPPQLPTATPDCEAS from the exons ATGGCAGAGCCATTCCTCGTGGAGAGCCCCAACGTCACCTACAGCAAGGACTTCATCGAGGCCAAGTACACCTACAGCACCGTGCACGTCTGCAAGGAGAACGGCGTCACCAAG gTGCGGCCGTGCTCCACCCGCTTCACTTTCCGCACCGGCCGGCAGGTGCCGCGCCTGGGGGTGATGCTGGTGGGCTGGGGGGGCAACAACGGCACCACGGTGACGGCGGCCGTGCTGGCCAACaagctggggctgtcctggaTGACCAAGACGGGGCGCAAG ACAGCCAACTACTACGGCTCCCTGCTGCAAGCCTCCACCGTGTGCCTGGGCACCGGCCCCTCCGGTGATGTCTACGTGCCCTTCCGGGACCTGCTGCCCATGGTGCACCCCAACGACATCGTCTTCGACG GCTGGGACATCTCCTCGCTGAACCTGGCGGAGGCCATGAGGAGGGCGGAGGTGCTGGAGTGGccgctgcaggagcagctctggccgCACATGGAGAAGATGAAGCCCCGGCCGTCCATCTACATCCCCGAATTCATCGCCGCCAACCAGGAGGAGCGGGCGGACAACGTCCTGCGAGGCTCCATGGCCGAGCAG GTGGAGCAGATCCGCAGGGACATCCGAGACTTCAAGGAGAGCAGCGGGGTGGACAAAGTCATCGTCCTGTGGACGGCCAACACCGAGAGGTTCTGCGACATCGTGCCGGGGCTCAACGACACCGCCGACAACCTGCTGAGGGCCATCGAG AGAGGCCTGGAGGTGTCCCCGTCCACGCTCTTCGCCGTGGCCAGCATCCTGGAGGGCTGCGCCTACATCAATGGCTCCCCCCAGAACACCTTCGTGCCGGGGGCCGTGGAATTGGCCGCCCAGCGCCGCGTCTTCATCGGCGGCGACGACTTCAAGTCGGGCCAGACCAAGCTCAAGTCGGTGCTGGTGGATTTCCTGGTGGGCGCCGGGCTCAAG ACCAAGTCCATCGTGAGCTACAACCACCTGGGGAACAATGACGGGAAGAACCTGTCGGCGCCGCAGCAGTTCCGCTCCAAGGAGATCTCCAAGAGCAACGTGGTGGACGACACGGTGCAGGCCAACCCCGTCCTCTACGGCCCCCAGGACAAGCCTGACCACTGCGTGAGTTGGGGGGGGGCCCGGGAGgggtcacacacacacagaggtgacATCGGGGGTGACGGGGACGTGGCTTTGGCAGGTGGTGATCAAGTACGTGCCCTACGTTGGGGACAGCAAGCGGGCACTGGACGAGTACACGTCCGAGATCATGATGGGTGGCACCAACACCATCGTCATCCACAACACCTGCGAG GACTCGCTGCTGGCCAGCCCCATCATCCTGGACCTGGCCATCCTGACGGAGCTGTGCCAGCGCATCACCTTCTGCACCGAGGCCGACCCCGAGTTCCAGGGCTTCCACAGCGTCCTGTCCATCCTGGCCTTCCTCTGCAAGGCCCCGCTGGTGCCCGAGGGCACCCCCGTGGTCAACGCGCTCTTCCGCCAGCGCAGCTGCATCGAGAACATCCTGAG ggcctgcctggggctgccccccCAGAACCACATGCTGCTGGAGCACAAGATGCAGCGGCCGGCGCCCAGCCCCAAGCGCGCCTGTCCCGGGGGCGCCGCCTGCCCCCTGCTCCCCAAGAAGAGCCCGGCGGCGCCCGCCCAGCTCAACGGGCACCCCTGCGCCCCCCGGCCGGCCCGAGCCCCCCTGCACATCGACGGCGCCGACTGAACCCCCCCCGGCAGCTTTTTAGGGGGGTGGGGggcggtgggggaggggagggatgggtTTTGGGGGGTCTGTCCCCCCCACCCCAGTTACCGACGGCGACTCCAGACTGTGAAGCTTCGTAG
- the ISYNA1 gene encoding inositol-3-phosphate synthase 1 isoform X2: MAEPFLVESPNVTYSKDFIEAKYTYSTVHVCKENGVTKVRPCSTRFTFRTGRQVPRLGVMLVGWGGNNGTTVTAAVLANKLGLSWMTKTGRKTANYYGSLLQASTVCLGTGPSGDVYVPFRDLLPMVHPNDIVFDGWDISSLNLAEAMRRAEVLEWPLQEQLWPHMEKMKPRPSIYIPEFIAANQEERADNVLRGSMAEQVEQIRRDIRDFKESSGVDKVIVLWTANTERFCDIVPGLNDTADNLLRAIERGLEVSPSTLFAVASILEGCAYINGSPQNTFVPGAVELAAQRRVFIGGDDFKSGQTKLKSVLVDFLVGAGLKTKSIVSYNHLGNNDGKNLSAPQQFRSKEISKSNVVDDTVQANPVLYGPQDKPDHCVVIKYVPYVGDSKRALDEYTSEIMMGGTNTIVIHNTCEDSLLASPIILDLAILTELCQRITFCTEADPEFQGFHSVLSILAFLCKAPLVPEGTPVVNALFRQRSCIENILRACLGLPPQNHMLLEHKMQRPAPSPKRACPGGAACPLLPKKSPAAPAQLNGHPCAPRPARAPLHIDGAD, from the exons ATGGCAGAGCCATTCCTCGTGGAGAGCCCCAACGTCACCTACAGCAAGGACTTCATCGAGGCCAAGTACACCTACAGCACCGTGCACGTCTGCAAGGAGAACGGCGTCACCAAG gTGCGGCCGTGCTCCACCCGCTTCACTTTCCGCACCGGCCGGCAGGTGCCGCGCCTGGGGGTGATGCTGGTGGGCTGGGGGGGCAACAACGGCACCACGGTGACGGCGGCCGTGCTGGCCAACaagctggggctgtcctggaTGACCAAGACGGGGCGCAAG ACAGCCAACTACTACGGCTCCCTGCTGCAAGCCTCCACCGTGTGCCTGGGCACCGGCCCCTCCGGTGATGTCTACGTGCCCTTCCGGGACCTGCTGCCCATGGTGCACCCCAACGACATCGTCTTCGACG GCTGGGACATCTCCTCGCTGAACCTGGCGGAGGCCATGAGGAGGGCGGAGGTGCTGGAGTGGccgctgcaggagcagctctggccgCACATGGAGAAGATGAAGCCCCGGCCGTCCATCTACATCCCCGAATTCATCGCCGCCAACCAGGAGGAGCGGGCGGACAACGTCCTGCGAGGCTCCATGGCCGAGCAG GTGGAGCAGATCCGCAGGGACATCCGAGACTTCAAGGAGAGCAGCGGGGTGGACAAAGTCATCGTCCTGTGGACGGCCAACACCGAGAGGTTCTGCGACATCGTGCCGGGGCTCAACGACACCGCCGACAACCTGCTGAGGGCCATCGAG AGAGGCCTGGAGGTGTCCCCGTCCACGCTCTTCGCCGTGGCCAGCATCCTGGAGGGCTGCGCCTACATCAATGGCTCCCCCCAGAACACCTTCGTGCCGGGGGCCGTGGAATTGGCCGCCCAGCGCCGCGTCTTCATCGGCGGCGACGACTTCAAGTCGGGCCAGACCAAGCTCAAGTCGGTGCTGGTGGATTTCCTGGTGGGCGCCGGGCTCAAG ACCAAGTCCATCGTGAGCTACAACCACCTGGGGAACAATGACGGGAAGAACCTGTCGGCGCCGCAGCAGTTCCGCTCCAAGGAGATCTCCAAGAGCAACGTGGTGGACGACACGGTGCAGGCCAACCCCGTCCTCTACGGCCCCCAGGACAAGCCTGACCACTGC GTGGTGATCAAGTACGTGCCCTACGTTGGGGACAGCAAGCGGGCACTGGACGAGTACACGTCCGAGATCATGATGGGTGGCACCAACACCATCGTCATCCACAACACCTGCGAG GACTCGCTGCTGGCCAGCCCCATCATCCTGGACCTGGCCATCCTGACGGAGCTGTGCCAGCGCATCACCTTCTGCACCGAGGCCGACCCCGAGTTCCAGGGCTTCCACAGCGTCCTGTCCATCCTGGCCTTCCTCTGCAAGGCCCCGCTGGTGCCCGAGGGCACCCCCGTGGTCAACGCGCTCTTCCGCCAGCGCAGCTGCATCGAGAACATCCTGAG ggcctgcctggggctgccccccCAGAACCACATGCTGCTGGAGCACAAGATGCAGCGGCCGGCGCCCAGCCCCAAGCGCGCCTGTCCCGGGGGCGCCGCCTGCCCCCTGCTCCCCAAGAAGAGCCCGGCGGCGCCCGCCCAGCTCAACGGGCACCCCTGCGCCCCCCGGCCGGCCCGAGCCCCCCTGCACATCGACGGCGCCGACTGA